In Rhizobiales bacterium NRL2, a genomic segment contains:
- a CDS encoding 3-dehydroquinate dehydratase has protein sequence MQKPIYVLNGPNLNRLGTREPEIYGRDTLADIEAMCREAAGERAVEFRQTNMEGELVSWVQEAIDEGAGIVVNPAAYTFTSLALLDALKMFPGPIIELHISNIHRREEIYHRSYVSRIATAVMAGFGAQGYRLAIEAMQTMLAARGE, from the coding sequence ATGCAGAAACCGATCTACGTGCTGAACGGCCCCAACTTGAACCGCCTGGGAACGCGGGAGCCCGAAATCTACGGTCGCGACACCCTGGCCGACATCGAGGCCATGTGCCGCGAGGCGGCCGGCGAGCGGGCGGTCGAGTTCCGCCAGACCAACATGGAGGGCGAACTGGTCAGCTGGGTACAGGAGGCCATCGACGAAGGCGCCGGGATCGTGGTCAATCCGGCGGCGTATACGTTCACCTCGCTCGCCCTACTCGACGCGCTCAAGATGTTCCCCGGCCCGATCATCGAACTCCACATCTCCAACATCCACCGGCGCGAGGAAATCTACCACCGCTCCTACGTCTCCCGCATCGCGACAGCGGTCATGGCCGGGTTCGGCGCTCAGGGCTATCGTCTGGCGATCGAAGCGATGCAGACCATGCTTGCCGCGCGTGGCGAATAG
- a CDS encoding protocatechuate 3,4-dioxygenase subunit beta translates to MDWMDGFRPRDRAHQPPALHPAYRTSLTRSPRHPPVAVPTGLTEMTGPVFGAAGIDALEADLLRNGRVDGDPIGERVLIHGRVLDEDGRPLRRSLVEIWQANAAGRYRHVNDSYLAPVDPNFTGGGRCLTDQDGRYAFMSIRPGPYPWPNGPNTWRPAHVHFSLFGEGFAQRLVTQMYFEGDPLLPLCPIFNSVPDKAARDRLVATLDMEAAKPFDHLAYRFDLVLRGRAATVFESRQEE, encoded by the coding sequence ATGGACTGGATGGACGGCTTCAGACCGAGGGATCGGGCGCATCAACCGCCAGCCCTTCATCCGGCCTACAGGACCAGCCTGACGCGTTCGCCCCGCCATCCGCCGGTGGCGGTCCCCACCGGCCTGACAGAGATGACCGGCCCGGTCTTCGGCGCCGCCGGGATCGACGCCCTGGAGGCCGATCTGCTTCGCAACGGCCGGGTCGACGGTGACCCGATCGGCGAACGCGTCCTGATCCACGGTCGGGTCCTGGACGAGGACGGGCGTCCTCTGCGCCGCAGCCTGGTGGAGATCTGGCAGGCCAATGCCGCGGGCCGGTATCGCCACGTCAACGATTCCTACCTGGCGCCAGTCGATCCCAACTTCACCGGCGGCGGACGCTGCCTCACCGACCAGGACGGCCGCTATGCATTCATGAGCATTCGGCCGGGCCCCTATCCCTGGCCCAACGGCCCCAACACCTGGCGCCCTGCGCATGTCCACTTCTCTCTCTTCGGCGAGGGGTTCGCGCAGCGCCTGGTCACGCAGATGTATTTCGAAGGCGATCCCCTGCTGCCGCTCTGCCCGATCTTCAACTCGGTGCCCGACAAGGCCGCGCGGGACCGGCTGGTGGCGACGCTGGACATGGAGGCGGCGAAGCCCTTCGACCATCTGGCCTACCGTTTCGACCTGGTGTTGCGCGGCCGCGCCGCCACGGTGTTCGAAAGCCGGCAGGAAGAATGA
- a CDS encoding protocatechuate 3,4-dioxygenase subunit alpha: MNLKETASQTAGPFVHIGLAPEAAGIPTGRNARENLMAQPGCQGERIRIEGVVTDGEGNAVKDALIEVWQADAEGCFHHRDSPGRADPKVSNWGRCAASFEDGTWSFTTVKPGPTPAADGRLQAPHVDLLIHARGINFHLMTRVYFADEAVANAEDPLLQLIDDEDRRATLIAGRSNRAGQTVYRFDIRLQGEGETVFLDF; encoded by the coding sequence ATGAACCTGAAAGAAACCGCGTCGCAGACCGCCGGTCCGTTCGTGCACATCGGGCTGGCGCCGGAAGCCGCCGGCATTCCGACCGGCCGCAATGCGCGCGAGAACCTGATGGCCCAGCCGGGTTGCCAGGGGGAACGCATCCGCATCGAAGGCGTTGTCACCGACGGTGAAGGCAACGCGGTCAAGGACGCCCTGATCGAGGTCTGGCAGGCCGACGCCGAAGGATGCTTCCACCACCGGGATTCCCCCGGGAGGGCCGATCCGAAGGTCAGCAACTGGGGCCGCTGCGCTGCTTCCTTCGAGGACGGAACCTGGTCGTTCACGACCGTGAAGCCCGGTCCGACGCCAGCCGCCGACGGGCGCCTCCAGGCGCCGCACGTCGATCTGCTGATCCACGCCCGCGGCATCAACTTCCACCTCATGACGCGCGTCTACTTCGCCGACGAGGCTGTGGCCAACGCCGAGGATCCGCTGCTGCAACTGATCGACGACGAAGACCGCCGGGCGACGCTGATCGCCGGGCGCTCGAACCGCGCCGGTCAAACGGTCTACCGCTTCGACATCCGACTCCAGGGCGAAGGCGAAACCGTCTTCCTCGACTTCTGA
- a CDS encoding 3-carboxy-cis,cis-muconate cycloisomerase — MTTSPLDSAIYGDLFCDPAARRLLDDRAQIEAMLRFEGALAEAQGEVGVIPQDAAAAIARAASSLAIEPARLAAETARDGVPVPALVAALRQATGGQAASYVHWGATSQDVMDTGLVLRLRDLLDLYRERMAATASSLAALARRYRHQPMAGRTRSQQATPTTFGLKAAGWLAPMVRHRDRLAELRPRLLRLSLGGASGTLSAMGERAPAVEKALARRLDLGIAPSPWHAQRDALLELGGWLSQATASLGKMGLDLTLLAQSEVGEVRLAGGGSSTMPNKANPISAETLVSLARFNAGQIGLLHQAALQEHERGGPGWALEWLTLAPMAAATAGAFSQALSCLEGLTVRPGRMRANLDAALSLPLAEAASFALSVHLPREEAQRLVKAACVRASDEERDLFEILPELSDAPIDWKSLADPAGALGMADAFVDRVLAAWEETWKGGASDGASQ; from the coding sequence TTGACCACCTCCCCCCTGGACAGCGCAATCTATGGCGACCTTTTCTGCGACCCGGCGGCGAGACGATTGCTCGACGACCGGGCGCAGATCGAGGCCATGCTGCGTTTCGAAGGCGCCCTCGCCGAGGCCCAGGGGGAGGTCGGCGTGATCCCGCAGGACGCCGCCGCGGCGATCGCGCGCGCCGCGTCCTCGCTGGCAATCGAGCCAGCCCGCCTTGCGGCCGAAACCGCGCGCGACGGCGTGCCCGTACCGGCGCTGGTCGCTGCGCTCAGGCAGGCGACCGGGGGCCAGGCGGCCTCCTACGTGCATTGGGGGGCAACGTCGCAGGACGTCATGGACACCGGGCTGGTCCTGCGCCTCCGGGACCTGCTCGACCTCTATCGTGAACGCATGGCGGCGACGGCTTCCTCGCTCGCCGCGCTGGCGCGCCGCTACCGCCACCAACCAATGGCGGGCCGCACGCGCTCGCAGCAGGCCACGCCGACGACTTTCGGGCTCAAGGCGGCGGGCTGGCTGGCGCCAATGGTCAGGCACCGCGATCGCCTGGCCGAGCTCCGTCCCCGCCTGCTCCGCCTCTCCCTGGGTGGGGCGTCCGGCACGCTCTCGGCCATGGGCGAGCGGGCGCCCGCTGTGGAGAAGGCCCTGGCCAGGCGGCTGGACCTGGGCATCGCACCATCGCCCTGGCACGCGCAGCGGGACGCATTGCTGGAACTCGGCGGCTGGCTCTCGCAGGCGACCGCCAGCCTCGGCAAGATGGGCCTCGATCTGACGCTCCTCGCCCAGAGCGAGGTCGGCGAGGTCCGGCTGGCCGGCGGCGGTTCGTCCACCATGCCGAACAAGGCGAACCCCATTTCGGCGGAAACCCTCGTGTCCCTGGCCCGGTTCAATGCCGGCCAGATTGGCCTGCTGCACCAGGCGGCGCTGCAGGAACATGAACGCGGCGGCCCCGGCTGGGCCCTGGAATGGCTCACCCTCGCCCCCATGGCCGCGGCGACCGCGGGCGCCTTCTCGCAGGCTCTCTCGTGCCTCGAAGGCCTCACGGTCCGCCCCGGGCGCATGCGCGCCAATCTGGACGCAGCGCTGAGCCTCCCACTGGCCGAGGCCGCGAGCTTTGCGCTTTCGGTCCACCTGCCGCGGGAGGAGGCGCAGCGGCTGGTCAAGGCAGCGTGCGTCCGGGCGAGCGATGAGGAACGCGATCTGTTCGAGATACTGCCTGAGCTCTCCGATGCCCCCATCGACTGGAAATCGCTGGCCGATCCGGCAGGCGCGCTGGGCATGGCCGACGCCTTCGTCGACCGCGTTCTGGCGGCTTGGGAAGAAACGTGGAAAGGAGGAGCCAGCGATGGCGCTTCGCAGTGA
- a CDS encoding 5-formyltetrahydrofolate cyclo-ligase, with protein sequence MNDDDERAGSVPCLAHMLVDGHPVDPEAARDVARFRRAERTRLLAERRKLSARDRRAMAGELMGRLDEHVAVEAGTRIAVYWPIRGEPDLRDWMARADAAGARVLLPVVAAKEAPLVFRRWRPGCAMAPGVWDIPVPVDGEAETPDTVIVPLLGVDESGYRLGNGGGYYDRTLVRLRPMPKIVGVGHAFCRMKTIFPMPWDVPMDSVILTDGTVIHR encoded by the coding sequence ATGAACGACGACGACGAGCGCGCCGGATCGGTCCCGTGCCTTGCGCACATGCTGGTCGACGGTCACCCCGTGGATCCGGAAGCGGCGCGGGACGTCGCGCGCTTCAGGCGCGCCGAGCGTACGAGACTGCTGGCCGAGCGGCGAAAACTGTCCGCACGCGACCGGCGCGCCATGGCCGGCGAACTCATGGGACGGCTCGATGAGCATGTCGCCGTGGAAGCGGGGACGCGGATCGCCGTCTATTGGCCGATCCGCGGCGAACCCGATCTGCGGGACTGGATGGCGCGCGCCGACGCCGCCGGCGCGCGTGTTCTGCTGCCGGTCGTGGCGGCGAAGGAGGCGCCCCTCGTCTTCCGCCGGTGGCGTCCCGGCTGCGCCATGGCGCCCGGAGTCTGGGACATACCGGTGCCCGTCGACGGCGAGGCCGAAACGCCTGACACGGTGATCGTGCCGCTCCTCGGCGTCGACGAGTCGGGCTACCGGCTCGGCAATGGCGGCGGCTATTACGACCGGACGCTCGTGCGCCTGCGCCCGATGCCGAAGATCGTCGGCGTCGGTCATGCCTTCTGCCGGATGAAGACGATCTTCCCGATGCCCTGGGACGTGCCCATGGACAGCGTGATTCTGACGGACGGGACGGTGATTCACCGATAG
- a CDS encoding thiamine pyrophosphate-requiring protein — protein sequence MAKTVADFMLERLRDWGVERVYGYSGEGIGGILSAVERADGDGLDFIQPRHEEEAAFMACAHAKYTGEVGVCMSTSGPGAIHLLNGLYDAKLDHQPVVAIVGQQPRPALGGDFLQEVDLPALFKDVAHEYVHMCASPEQMRHLLDRAFRIAKGYRTVTALIVPADVQEADAVEEPRHGHGTMHSGVGYTPGVVTPDQAQLERAAAVLNEGEKVAMFVGAGALGAGDEVMEIADILGAGVAKALLGRAAVGDDEPGVTGQSGLLGTKPSWELVRDCDTFFMIGSGFPYAQFLPKEGNARGVQVDIDPGMLSLRYPMEVNLQGDAGATLRALKPLLKRKTDRKWRRKVEDNIDDWWKGAEKRAHQKADPVNPQLLFWELSPRLPDDVILSADSGTSTNWFARALKVRRGMKASLSGTLATMCPAVPYTTAAKFCYPDRPAIGFIGDGAMQMLGLNALITIARYWRQWEDPRAIICVLNNGDLNQVTWELRAQAKTPKVEETQDVPAFDYAHYAGTLGLKGIRIEKPEDIAPAWDSALAADRPVVIDALVDPTVPTLPSHITRSQAKSYVKALMKGDPEARAIIWHSLERGLTR from the coding sequence ATGGCGAAGACCGTCGCGGATTTCATGCTGGAGCGCCTGCGCGACTGGGGCGTGGAACGGGTCTATGGCTACAGTGGCGAAGGCATCGGCGGTATTCTCAGTGCGGTCGAACGCGCCGATGGCGACGGTCTGGACTTCATCCAGCCCCGGCACGAGGAGGAAGCCGCCTTCATGGCCTGCGCCCATGCCAAGTACACGGGCGAGGTGGGCGTCTGCATGTCGACCAGCGGACCGGGCGCCATCCATCTGCTGAACGGCCTCTACGATGCGAAGCTGGACCATCAGCCGGTCGTCGCCATCGTCGGACAGCAGCCGCGGCCCGCCCTGGGCGGCGACTTCCTGCAGGAGGTGGACCTGCCGGCGCTGTTCAAGGACGTGGCCCACGAATACGTCCACATGTGCGCATCGCCCGAGCAGATGCGTCATCTGCTGGATCGTGCATTCCGGATCGCAAAGGGCTATCGGACGGTCACCGCGCTGATCGTGCCCGCCGACGTGCAGGAAGCGGACGCGGTGGAGGAGCCGCGGCATGGCCACGGCACGATGCACAGCGGGGTCGGCTACACGCCCGGAGTGGTGACGCCGGACCAGGCGCAGCTGGAACGCGCCGCGGCGGTTCTCAACGAGGGCGAGAAGGTGGCGATGTTCGTCGGCGCGGGCGCGCTTGGCGCGGGCGACGAAGTCATGGAGATTGCGGACATCCTGGGCGCCGGCGTCGCCAAGGCGCTGCTCGGCCGCGCCGCCGTCGGCGACGACGAGCCGGGCGTGACCGGCCAGTCGGGGCTGCTCGGAACCAAGCCTTCCTGGGAACTGGTCCGTGACTGCGACACCTTCTTCATGATCGGCTCCGGCTTTCCCTATGCCCAGTTCCTGCCGAAGGAAGGCAACGCGCGCGGGGTGCAGGTCGATATCGACCCGGGGATGCTGTCCCTGCGCTACCCGATGGAGGTCAACCTTCAGGGCGATGCGGGGGCGACGCTTCGGGCCCTGAAGCCGCTGCTCAAACGCAAGACCGACCGCAAATGGCGCAGGAAGGTCGAGGACAATATCGACGACTGGTGGAAGGGCGCGGAGAAGCGGGCGCACCAGAAGGCCGACCCGGTGAACCCCCAATTGCTGTTCTGGGAGCTGTCGCCCAGATTGCCGGACGACGTCATCCTGTCGGCCGATTCAGGCACCTCGACCAACTGGTTCGCGCGCGCGCTGAAGGTGCGGCGCGGCATGAAGGCATCGCTGTCGGGCACGCTGGCCACCATGTGTCCGGCTGTCCCTTACACGACGGCGGCGAAGTTCTGCTATCCGGACCGGCCGGCGATCGGTTTCATCGGCGACGGGGCGATGCAGATGCTGGGTCTCAACGCGTTGATCACCATCGCCCGGTACTGGCGGCAATGGGAAGACCCGCGCGCCATCATCTGCGTGCTCAACAATGGCGACCTCAATCAGGTCACCTGGGAACTGCGCGCACAGGCAAAGACGCCGAAGGTCGAGGAAACGCAGGACGTTCCCGCCTTCGACTACGCTCACTATGCCGGGACGCTTGGACTGAAGGGCATCCGCATCGAGAAGCCGGAGGACATTGCGCCGGCGTGGGATTCGGCGCTGGCCGCCGACCGGCCGGTGGTGATCGATGCCCTGGTCGATCCAACGGTGCCCACCCTGCCGTCCCACATCACCCGGAGCCAGGCGAAGAGCTACGTCAAGGCGCTGATGAAAGGCGACCCGGAAGCCCGCGCCATCATCTGGCACAGCCTTGAGCGCGGGCTGACACGTTAG
- a CDS encoding MarR family transcriptional regulator has translation MNNASRHRTDDSLIALHRIVRATELYSRDLAQAAGLTPTQLRVLQIVDSQDSATPKALAQQMRVSQATVTSLVDKLVAHGMVRRLPSQADRRQTHIVSTPIGHERLQQAAGALPQRFVRAFQALADWEQAQLIASLERVAAMLDAVEIEEAPLPANGEIHRESA, from the coding sequence ATGAACAACGCGTCCCGACACAGAACGGATGACAGCCTGATCGCCCTGCACCGGATCGTGCGCGCGACGGAGCTGTATTCCCGCGATCTGGCGCAGGCCGCCGGGTTGACGCCGACGCAGCTCCGCGTTCTTCAGATCGTCGACAGCCAGGACAGTGCCACACCCAAGGCCCTGGCGCAGCAGATGCGGGTCAGCCAGGCGACAGTGACATCTCTGGTGGACAAGCTGGTTGCGCACGGCATGGTCCGGCGTCTGCCGTCGCAGGCCGACCGGCGGCAGACCCACATCGTCAGCACGCCGATCGGCCATGAACGCCTGCAGCAGGCCGCGGGCGCCCTGCCGCAACGCTTCGTCCGCGCATTCCAGGCCCTCGCGGACTGGGAACAGGCTCAGCTGATCGCGTCGCTCGAGCGCGTCGCCGCGATGCTTGACGCCGTTGAGATCGAAGAGGCGCCGCTGCCCGCCAATGGCGAGATTCACCGCGAATCGGCCTGA
- a CDS encoding diaminobutyrate acetyltransferase — MPEIIGDEPKSKPRTRAPRLRKPNAEDGAEIWALVRDCKPLDENSMYCNLIQADHFRDTCVVAELDGDVVGWISGHMIPNEDAFFVWQVAVSPKARGLGLGKKMLLHLLERDACADAAELKTTITEDNDASWALFRSFARAIGGELTDEPHFDEEAHFDGRHDTEHMVTITLPEEFDLKQAA; from the coding sequence ATGCCCGAGATCATCGGAGACGAACCCAAATCCAAACCTCGAACTCGTGCGCCCCGTCTGCGCAAACCGAATGCGGAAGACGGGGCGGAAATCTGGGCGCTTGTGCGTGATTGCAAGCCGCTGGACGAGAACTCGATGTACTGCAATCTGATCCAGGCCGATCATTTCCGCGACACGTGCGTGGTGGCGGAACTCGACGGTGACGTCGTCGGCTGGATATCGGGACACATGATTCCCAACGAAGACGCGTTCTTCGTCTGGCAGGTGGCGGTGAGTCCGAAGGCCCGCGGCCTCGGTCTCGGCAAGAAGATGCTGCTGCACCTGCTGGAGCGCGACGCCTGCGCCGACGCGGCAGAGCTCAAGACGACGATCACCGAAGACAACGACGCTTCCTGGGCGCTGTTCCGCAGCTTCGCCCGCGCGATCGGCGGCGAACTCACCGATGAGCCGCATTTCGACGAAGAGGCGCACTTCGACGGTCGCCACGACACCGAGCACATGGTGACGATCACCCTGCCCGAGGAATTCGATCTCAAGCAGGCGGCCTGA
- a CDS encoding diaminobutyrate--2-oxoglutarate transaminase → MPNDMDQKTSVFARRESEARSYCRSIPSLFTEARGSELFDDEGNRYIDFLAGCSSLNYGHNDPDMKQALLDYIAGDGIAHGLDLHTEAKGAFLTAFEEHILKPRDMDHRVMFMGPTGANAVEAAMKIARKKTGRTNIVAFTRGFHGVTMGALAATGNGYHRGGAGMDKSGVTRMPYDGFADGVDSAALLEQMLTDPSGGIDAPAAIILETVQGEGGLNAASTEWIENVARIARDNGALLIIDDIQAGCGRTGTFFSFENMDVQPDLVTMAKSISGFGLPMAMVLVRPEHDVFGPAEHNGTFRGNTHAFVTARVAIEKFWADDSFEKALEEKATRLTRALRKLAETVPGSRLKGRGLMQGLDVHSGELAGAICARAFELGLVVETSGSNDEVVKILAPLTTPAALFEEGFNMLEQAAADVTGGMQIAAE, encoded by the coding sequence ATGCCCAATGACATGGACCAGAAGACCTCTGTCTTTGCACGCCGCGAAAGCGAAGCGCGCTCCTACTGCCGCTCCATCCCCTCGCTGTTCACCGAGGCCCGCGGCTCCGAACTGTTCGACGACGAAGGCAACCGCTATATCGATTTCCTGGCCGGCTGCTCGTCGCTGAACTATGGCCATAACGATCCCGACATGAAGCAGGCGCTGCTGGACTACATCGCCGGCGACGGCATCGCCCACGGCCTGGATCTGCACACCGAAGCCAAGGGCGCCTTCCTGACCGCCTTCGAGGAGCACATCCTGAAGCCGCGGGACATGGATCACCGGGTCATGTTCATGGGCCCGACCGGCGCCAACGCCGTCGAGGCGGCGATGAAGATCGCCCGCAAGAAGACGGGCCGCACCAACATCGTGGCCTTCACCCGCGGCTTCCACGGCGTGACCATGGGCGCGCTGGCCGCGACCGGCAACGGCTACCACCGCGGCGGCGCCGGGATGGACAAGTCCGGCGTCACCCGCATGCCGTACGACGGCTTTGCCGACGGCGTCGACAGCGCCGCGCTGCTGGAGCAGATGCTGACCGATCCGTCGGGCGGCATCGACGCACCCGCGGCGATCATCCTGGAAACCGTCCAGGGCGAGGGCGGACTGAACGCCGCTTCGACCGAGTGGATCGAGAACGTGGCGCGGATCGCCCGCGACAATGGCGCGCTGCTGATCATCGACGACATCCAGGCGGGCTGCGGCCGCACCGGGACCTTCTTCTCCTTCGAGAACATGGACGTGCAGCCGGACCTCGTGACCATGGCCAAGTCCATCTCCGGATTCGGGCTGCCCATGGCGATGGTTCTGGTCCGCCCCGAGCACGACGTCTTCGGCCCCGCCGAGCACAACGGCACCTTCCGCGGCAACACCCACGCCTTCGTCACCGCGCGCGTCGCGATCGAGAAGTTCTGGGCCGACGACAGCTTCGAGAAGGCCCTGGAAGAGAAGGCCACGCGCCTGACCAGGGCGCTGCGCAAGCTGGCCGAGACAGTGCCCGGCTCCCGCCTGAAGGGCCGCGGCCTGATGCAGGGGCTGGACGTCCATTCCGGCGAACTGGCCGGCGCAATCTGCGCCCGCGCCTTCGAGCTCGGCCTGGTGGTCGAGACCTCGGGCTCGAACGACGAGGTGGTCAAGATTCTGGCGCCCCTGACGACGCCGGCGGCGCTGTTCGAGGAAGGCTTCAACATGCTCGAGCAAGCGGCCGCGGACGTTACCGGCGGCATGCAGATCGCAGCGGAGTAG
- a CDS encoding L-ectoine synthase → MIIRDFNELKGTDRAVSDKEWTSVRMLLADDGMGFSFHITTLKAGSEHTFHYKHHFESVYCISGRGSITDLGTGETHQIKPGVMYALNLHDHHTVRAEEDLVMACCFNPPVTGKEVHREDGSYAPADEI, encoded by the coding sequence ATGATCATCAGGGATTTCAATGAGCTGAAGGGCACCGACAGGGCCGTCTCGGACAAGGAATGGACCTCCGTGCGGATGCTGCTGGCCGACGACGGGATGGGATTTTCCTTCCACATCACGACGCTGAAGGCCGGCTCGGAGCATACCTTCCACTACAAGCACCACTTCGAGAGCGTCTACTGCATCTCCGGCCGCGGCTCGATCACGGATCTCGGAACCGGCGAAACCCACCAGATCAAGCCGGGCGTGATGTATGCGCTCAACCTGCACGACCACCACACCGTCCGCGCCGAGGAAGACCTCGTCATGGCCTGCTGCTTCAACCCGCCGGTGACGGGCAAGGAAGTGCATCGCGAAGACGGTTCCTACGCGCCGGCCGACGAGATTTGA